Proteins encoded within one genomic window of Couchioplanes caeruleus:
- the prcB gene encoding proteasome subunit beta: MAAGFDPSGRLPDVFTNAGTSSFTQFLSQAAPELLPGRRPLPPGMAADIAPHGTTIIAIATTDGVVMAGDRRATMGNIIASRDIEKVHPADAYSLIGIAGTAGIGIELMRLFQVELEHYEKIEGAMLSLDGKANRLAAMVRGNLGAAMQGLAVVPLFAGFDLSPADPARVGRIFSFDVAGGLYEETGFDAIGSGSLFAKAALKKRYRPGIGTEEAIRLAVEALYDAADDDTATGGPDLTRKIYPVVMTATADSTHRLTEAEINAVAEAVVAGRMENPGG; this comes from the coding sequence GTGGCAGCGGGCTTCGATCCATCCGGGCGTCTTCCCGATGTGTTCACCAATGCGGGGACGTCATCCTTCACGCAGTTCCTGAGCCAGGCCGCCCCCGAGTTGCTTCCCGGCCGGCGGCCGTTGCCGCCGGGGATGGCGGCCGACATCGCGCCGCACGGGACCACGATCATCGCCATCGCCACCACCGACGGCGTCGTGATGGCCGGTGACCGGCGCGCCACGATGGGCAACATCATCGCCAGCCGGGACATCGAGAAGGTGCATCCCGCGGACGCGTATTCGCTGATCGGCATCGCGGGCACCGCGGGGATCGGCATCGAGCTCATGCGCCTGTTCCAGGTGGAGCTCGAGCACTACGAGAAGATCGAGGGCGCCATGCTGTCCCTCGACGGCAAGGCCAACCGGCTCGCCGCGATGGTGCGCGGCAACCTGGGCGCGGCCATGCAGGGTCTGGCCGTGGTGCCGCTGTTCGCGGGCTTCGACCTGTCCCCGGCCGACCCGGCCCGGGTCGGGCGCATCTTCAGCTTCGACGTCGCCGGCGGGCTCTACGAGGAGACCGGCTTCGACGCGATCGGCTCCGGTTCGCTGTTCGCCAAGGCCGCGCTGAAGAAGCGCTACCGGCCGGGCATCGGCACCGAGGAGGCGATCCGGCTCGCGGTGGAGGCGCTGTACGACGCCGCCGACGACGACACCGCGACCGGCGGGCCCGACCTGACCCGCAAGATCTACCCGGTGGTGATGACCGCGACCGCCGACAGCACCCACCGGCTCACCGAGGCCGAGATCAACGCGGTGGCCGAGGCAGTGGTCGCCGGACGGATGGAGAATCCGGGGGGCTGA
- a CDS encoding ABC transporter permease translates to MLRATLKSLLARKLRLILSGLAVVLGVMFVSGAFVVTDTLSRSFDMVFASAYSTTDVGVAAVPKVEVSEFEGEQVAAPLPAAVVEKIKTVSGVRSATGLVESDGARVIGSDGKVLTSTGPPRLGVSWTGEDELVRLREGRGPSAPDEIAVNATVAEAAGLKVGDRVGVLTLEPKKDFTLVGIVGYSGDRDSLGGVQQVAFTEATAQQLMLGRTGVYSSVRVEAAGDVTPEVLRDRIGAALGAGYVVKTGDQLADESSAAMREGLSFFGQLLLGFAGVALFVGVFLILNTFSIIVAQRTRELALMRAMGASRRQVITSVLIEAVVIGLVAAVLGLAAGVGIGAGLAYLFGSFAGGGLELAPLGVPAAAVISSFVVGVLVTVVAAVLPALRASRIAPVAAMQDVAMPDRPLTKISVAGGAVTAVGAAALGLGLYGDVGNELWLILGGVLGSFVGIALLTPLISRPVVALLGRLFSWSVPGRLGRLNSGRNPRRTAITAAALMVGIALVTGVTVIMDSAKSSLKAEAARVLKAQIMISGDQNGPRPPTFDPAVVDRAAQIPGVRAAAGVWNDQVLVDGAKEWVNATDDLAALAETYGASATGGTLTTLRDDQIAVSVPEATEHGWHIGSRVKVQTSRGEPRTYTVAATYADDALPGWIILPAAATKDFGIPQPVLGFVRLDDGVPVSAVLPQVKALVADSPEVSATDAATFVDQQAQIFDVLITMIQILLAMAILIAVLGVINTLALSVLERTRELGLLRAVGLGRAQTMRMVTVEAVVISVFGALLGVTVGAGLGTAVTKALESDGITELVLPWGRMGTYLLLAAFVGVVAAVLPAIRAARLNVLGAIAHD, encoded by the coding sequence ATGCTGCGCGCCACCCTCAAGAGCCTGCTGGCGAGAAAGCTGCGGCTGATCCTGTCGGGGCTGGCCGTCGTGCTCGGGGTCATGTTCGTGTCCGGGGCGTTCGTGGTCACCGACACCCTGAGCCGTTCCTTCGACATGGTCTTCGCCAGCGCGTACTCGACCACGGACGTCGGTGTCGCAGCCGTCCCCAAGGTCGAGGTCTCCGAGTTCGAGGGCGAACAGGTTGCCGCGCCCCTGCCGGCGGCCGTCGTCGAGAAGATCAAGACCGTTTCCGGCGTACGGTCGGCGACCGGGCTCGTGGAGTCCGACGGCGCCCGGGTGATCGGCAGCGACGGCAAGGTGCTCACCTCGACCGGCCCACCGCGGCTGGGTGTCTCCTGGACCGGCGAGGACGAGCTGGTGCGCCTGCGCGAGGGCCGCGGCCCGTCCGCGCCCGACGAGATCGCGGTGAACGCCACGGTGGCCGAGGCCGCCGGGCTCAAGGTCGGCGACCGGGTGGGCGTGCTGACCCTGGAGCCGAAGAAGGACTTCACGCTCGTCGGTATCGTCGGCTACAGCGGCGACCGGGACAGCCTCGGCGGCGTCCAGCAGGTCGCCTTCACCGAGGCGACCGCGCAGCAGTTGATGCTCGGGCGCACCGGGGTCTACAGCTCGGTGCGCGTCGAGGCCGCTGGGGACGTGACGCCGGAGGTGCTGCGCGACCGCATCGGCGCCGCGCTCGGCGCCGGGTACGTGGTCAAGACCGGCGACCAGCTCGCCGACGAGAGCTCCGCCGCGATGCGCGAGGGGCTGAGCTTCTTCGGGCAGCTCCTGCTGGGCTTCGCGGGGGTCGCGCTGTTCGTCGGCGTCTTCCTCATCCTCAACACCTTCTCCATCATCGTGGCGCAACGCACCCGCGAGCTGGCGCTGATGCGGGCGATGGGGGCGAGCCGCCGACAGGTCATCACCTCCGTGCTGATCGAGGCCGTCGTGATCGGACTGGTGGCGGCGGTGCTCGGTCTCGCCGCCGGGGTCGGGATCGGCGCGGGGCTCGCGTACCTGTTCGGCAGCTTCGCCGGTGGCGGCCTGGAGCTGGCGCCGCTCGGCGTGCCCGCGGCCGCCGTGATCAGCTCCTTCGTCGTGGGTGTCCTGGTCACCGTGGTCGCCGCGGTCCTGCCCGCCCTGCGGGCGTCGCGGATCGCACCGGTGGCGGCGATGCAGGACGTCGCCATGCCGGACCGCCCGCTGACCAAGATCAGCGTGGCCGGTGGGGCGGTCACCGCCGTCGGTGCCGCGGCGCTGGGCCTCGGACTGTACGGCGACGTCGGCAACGAGCTGTGGCTGATCCTCGGCGGCGTTCTCGGCTCCTTCGTCGGCATCGCGCTACTCACGCCGCTCATCAGCCGCCCGGTGGTGGCACTGCTGGGCCGGTTGTTCTCGTGGTCCGTGCCGGGGCGGCTGGGCCGGCTCAACTCCGGGCGCAATCCGCGCCGCACGGCGATCACCGCGGCCGCGCTCATGGTGGGCATCGCGCTGGTCACCGGCGTCACCGTGATCATGGATTCCGCCAAGAGCAGCCTCAAGGCCGAGGCCGCCCGCGTCCTCAAGGCCCAGATCATGATCAGCGGCGACCAGAACGGCCCGCGGCCGCCGACGTTCGATCCGGCCGTCGTGGACCGGGCCGCACAGATTCCGGGGGTACGGGCGGCGGCCGGCGTCTGGAACGACCAGGTGCTCGTCGACGGCGCCAAGGAGTGGGTGAACGCCACCGACGACCTCGCCGCGCTGGCAGAGACCTACGGCGCCAGCGCCACCGGTGGCACGCTGACGACGCTGCGCGACGACCAGATCGCGGTGAGCGTCCCGGAGGCCACCGAGCACGGCTGGCACATCGGCTCCAGGGTCAAGGTGCAGACGTCGCGGGGCGAGCCCCGCACCTACACCGTGGCGGCCACGTACGCCGACGACGCCCTGCCCGGCTGGATCATCCTTCCGGCGGCGGCGACGAAGGACTTCGGCATTCCGCAGCCGGTCCTCGGGTTCGTCCGCCTCGACGACGGCGTACCCGTCTCCGCGGTCCTGCCGCAGGTCAAGGCGCTGGTAGCCGACAGCCCCGAGGTGTCGGCCACGGACGCGGCGACGTTCGTGGACCAGCAGGCGCAGATCTTCGACGTGCTCATCACGATGATCCAGATCCTGCTGGCGATGGCGATCCTCATCGCGGTCCTGGGTGTGATCAACACCCTGGCGCTGTCGGTCCTGGAGCGCACCCGCGAGCTGGGCCTGCTGCGCGCGGTCGGTCTGGGCCGGGCCCAGACGATGCGCATGGTCACCGTGGAGGCGGTGGTGATCTCCGTCTTCGGCGCCCTGCTCGGCGTGACGGTCGGCGCGGGCCTGGGCACGGCGGTGACCAAGGCGCTGGAGAGCGACGGGATCACCGAGCTGGTCCTGCCGTGGGGCCGGATGGGCACCTACCTGCTCCTGGCCGCATTCGTCGGCGTGGTCGCGGCGGTGCTGCCGGCGATCCGGGCGGCCCGCCTCAACGTCCTGGGTGCCATCGCCCACGACTGA
- a CDS encoding response regulator, protein MSAGDGVSAGAGPAGGRTVRVLLADDQPMLRSGLRSVLAGAGGLAVVGEAGDGAEAVDLARRLLPDVVLMDLRLPRLDGLTVTRRIAGSGLAVRVLILTADDTDEQVLGAVTAGASGYLCKDVPPDELVAAIRTVAAGGAVVAPPTLDRLLTRMTEILPAAETTAAAPVLDTLTEREREVLIHVAKGHSNAEIARALLVSETTVKTHVGHLLTKLRLRDRVQAVVLAYETGLVRPGRGQPGHR, encoded by the coding sequence GTGTCGGCGGGTGACGGGGTGAGTGCGGGCGCCGGTCCGGCCGGTGGGCGTACCGTCCGGGTGCTGCTCGCCGATGATCAGCCCATGTTGCGGTCCGGGTTGCGGTCGGTGCTGGCGGGGGCGGGCGGGCTCGCCGTCGTCGGTGAGGCCGGCGACGGGGCCGAGGCCGTCGATCTGGCCCGCCGGCTGCTTCCCGACGTGGTCCTCATGGATCTGCGGCTGCCGCGGCTCGACGGGCTGACCGTCACGCGCCGTATCGCCGGGTCCGGGCTGGCGGTGCGGGTGCTGATCCTGACCGCCGACGACACCGACGAGCAGGTGCTCGGCGCCGTCACCGCCGGGGCCAGCGGGTACCTGTGCAAAGACGTTCCGCCTGATGAGCTCGTGGCCGCCATCCGTACGGTGGCCGCCGGCGGCGCGGTCGTCGCACCGCCGACTCTCGACCGGTTGCTGACCCGGATGACCGAGATCCTTCCCGCCGCCGAGACCACCGCCGCCGCTCCCGTGCTGGACACCCTCACCGAGCGCGAACGCGAGGTGCTCATCCACGTCGCCAAGGGCCATTCCAACGCCGAGATCGCCCGGGCGCTGCTGGTGAGCGAGACGACCGTGAAGACGCATGTCGGCCACTTGCTCACCAAGTTGCGCCTGCGCGACCGCGTGCAGGCCGTCGTGCTGGCATACGAGACCGGCCTGGTCCGCCCGGGCCGCGGACAGCCCGGCCACCGCTGA
- the arc gene encoding proteasome ATPase produces the protein MARSDEADSRAARWEKEANDLSSQVAFLQEELALVRRKLTESPRHVRQLEERLAATQAQLARLTENNDRLVATLKEARAQIVTLKEEIDRLAQPPSGYGVFLAAHEDGSVDVFTGGRKLRVAVSPSLEVEELKRGQEVLLNDALNVVDAFGYERVGEVVLLKEILAGPGGAPGDRALVVSHADEERIVHLADSLEISKLRAGDSLMIEPRSAYAYERIPKSEVEELVLEEVPDVDYTDIGGLHSQIEQIRDAVELPFLHADLFREHQLRPPKGILLYGPPGCGKTLIAKAVANSLAKKIAERRGEEKHTSYFLNIKGPELLNKYVGETERHIRLVFQRAREKAGEGTPVIVFFDEMDSIFRTRGSGVSSDVENTIVPQLLSEIDGVEGLENVIVIGASNREDMIDPAILRPGRLDVKIKIERPDAEAAKDIFAKYILPGLPLSAEDLAEHGGDADVTVAAMIEAVVLRMYTESEENRFLEVTYANGDKEVLYFKDFNSGAMIQNIVDRGKKMAIKEFLTSGKKGLRLQHLLDSCVDEFRENEDLPNTTNPDDWARISGKKGERIVYIRTLVSGGKGAEAGRSIETASNTGQYL, from the coding sequence GTGGCACGTAGCGACGAGGCGGATTCACGCGCCGCACGTTGGGAGAAAGAGGCCAACGATCTCTCCAGCCAGGTTGCGTTCCTGCAGGAGGAACTCGCTCTGGTACGGCGCAAGTTGACCGAAAGCCCCCGACACGTCCGGCAGCTCGAGGAACGGCTCGCGGCGACGCAGGCGCAGCTGGCCCGGCTGACCGAGAACAACGACCGGCTCGTGGCGACCCTCAAGGAAGCCCGGGCTCAGATCGTCACTCTCAAGGAAGAGATTGACCGGCTCGCCCAGCCGCCCAGCGGCTACGGCGTTTTCCTGGCCGCCCACGAGGACGGTTCCGTCGACGTCTTCACCGGCGGGCGCAAGTTGCGGGTCGCCGTGTCACCGAGCCTCGAGGTCGAGGAGCTCAAGCGGGGGCAGGAAGTCCTGCTCAACGACGCGCTCAACGTGGTGGACGCGTTCGGTTACGAGCGGGTCGGCGAGGTCGTCCTGCTCAAGGAGATCCTGGCCGGTCCCGGTGGGGCACCGGGCGATCGCGCCCTGGTCGTCTCGCACGCCGACGAGGAGCGGATCGTCCATCTGGCCGATTCGCTCGAGATCTCGAAGCTGCGGGCGGGCGACTCGCTGATGATCGAGCCGCGCTCGGCGTATGCGTACGAGCGCATCCCCAAGAGCGAGGTCGAGGAGCTCGTTCTCGAGGAGGTGCCCGACGTCGACTACACCGACATCGGCGGCCTGCACTCGCAGATCGAGCAGATCCGTGACGCGGTGGAGCTGCCCTTCCTGCACGCCGACCTCTTCCGGGAGCACCAGTTGCGCCCGCCGAAGGGCATCCTGCTCTACGGCCCGCCCGGCTGCGGCAAGACCCTGATCGCCAAGGCGGTCGCCAACTCGCTGGCGAAGAAGATCGCCGAGCGGCGCGGCGAGGAGAAGCACACCAGCTACTTCCTCAACATCAAGGGTCCCGAGCTGCTCAACAAGTACGTGGGCGAGACCGAGCGGCACATCCGCCTGGTCTTCCAGCGGGCGCGGGAGAAGGCCGGCGAGGGCACTCCGGTCATCGTGTTCTTCGACGAGATGGACTCGATCTTCCGGACCCGTGGCTCCGGCGTCTCCTCCGACGTCGAGAACACCATCGTCCCGCAGTTGCTGAGCGAGATCGACGGTGTCGAGGGCCTGGAGAACGTCATCGTCATCGGCGCCTCCAACCGGGAAGACATGATCGACCCGGCGATCCTGCGGCCCGGCCGGCTGGACGTGAAGATCAAGATCGAGCGTCCGGACGCGGAGGCGGCGAAGGACATCTTCGCCAAGTACATCCTCCCGGGCCTCCCGCTGAGCGCGGAGGACCTCGCCGAGCACGGCGGCGACGCCGACGTGACGGTCGCGGCCATGATCGAGGCGGTCGTGCTCCGGATGTACACGGAGTCCGAGGAGAACCGCTTCCTGGAGGTCACCTACGCCAACGGTGACAAGGAAGTCCTGTACTTCAAGGACTTCAACTCCGGCGCGATGATCCAGAACATCGTCGACCGCGGCAAGAAGATGGCGATCAAGGAGTTCCTCACCTCCGGCAAGAAGGGGCTGCGGCTGCAGCACCTGCTCGACAGTTGCGTCGACGAGTTCCGTGAGAACGAGGATCTGCCCAACACCACCAACCCCGACGACTGGGCCCGGATCTCCGGCAAGAAGGGCGAGCGGATCGTCTACATCCGTACGCTCGTCTCCGGCGGCAAGGGCGCCGAGGCCGGCCGGTCCATCGAGACGGCCAGCAACACCGGTCAATACCTGTAG
- a CDS encoding tRNA (adenine-N1)-methyltransferase → MTVQQDAAPTHRGPFRAGDRVQLTDPKNRMHTIVLEPGKAFHTHRGALEHDALIGLSDGSVVTSSGGTQYLALRPLLADYVLSMPRGAQVIYPKDAAQIVAMGDVFPGAKVLEAGVGSGALTCSLLRAVGGGGELHSYELREDFAAIARKNVESFFGGPHPAWHLHHGDVAGNTETGFDRVVLDMLTPWEALDMVERSLVPGGVFIGYVATTPQLSELVEALRERGGWTEPRAWESLVRDWHAEGLAVRPDHRMIAHTAFLVSARRLAPGVTAPPRRRKPSKGAEAYALRRAAQAAMAAERTETADDPGM, encoded by the coding sequence GTGACCGTTCAGCAAGACGCCGCGCCCACCCACCGGGGACCGTTCCGAGCGGGCGACCGGGTGCAGCTCACCGATCCCAAGAACCGCATGCACACCATCGTCCTCGAGCCCGGCAAGGCGTTCCACACCCACCGGGGCGCGCTGGAGCACGACGCCCTCATCGGGCTCAGCGACGGCAGTGTCGTCACGTCCAGCGGCGGCACGCAGTATCTGGCACTGCGCCCGCTGCTGGCCGACTACGTGCTCTCGATGCCGCGCGGCGCGCAGGTCATCTATCCGAAGGACGCCGCGCAGATCGTCGCGATGGGCGACGTCTTCCCCGGCGCCAAGGTGCTGGAGGCCGGCGTCGGGTCGGGCGCGCTGACCTGTTCGCTGCTGCGGGCGGTGGGTGGCGGCGGCGAGCTGCACTCGTACGAGCTGCGCGAGGACTTCGCCGCGATCGCCCGCAAGAACGTGGAGTCGTTCTTCGGCGGACCGCACCCGGCCTGGCATCTGCACCACGGCGATGTCGCCGGCAACACCGAAACGGGTTTCGACCGGGTCGTGCTGGACATGCTGACCCCGTGGGAGGCCCTCGACATGGTCGAGCGCTCGCTCGTCCCCGGCGGCGTCTTCATCGGGTACGTGGCCACGACGCCCCAGCTCTCCGAGCTGGTCGAGGCGCTGCGCGAGCGCGGCGGCTGGACCGAGCCGCGGGCGTGGGAGTCACTGGTGCGCGACTGGCACGCGGAGGGCCTGGCAGTGCGCCCGGACCACCGCATGATCGCGCACACCGCGTTCCTGGTGTCGGCGCGCAGACTGGCGCCGGGTGTCACCGCGCCGCCGCGGCGGCGCAAGCCGAGCAAGGGCGCCGAGGCCTACGCCCTGCGCCGGGCTGCTCAGGCCGCGATGGCCGCCGAGCGTACGGAGACGGCCGACGATCCCGGGATGTGA
- a CDS encoding ferredoxin, which produces MSAQTGTDELEVWVDQDLCTGDGLCVQYAPEVFEFDIDGLAYVKDSAGELLQGHGARTGVPARLQLEVIDSAKECPGDCIHVVRASDGVEVAGPDAD; this is translated from the coding sequence GTGTCTGCACAGACCGGAACTGACGAACTCGAGGTCTGGGTGGATCAGGACCTGTGCACCGGCGACGGGCTCTGCGTGCAGTACGCCCCGGAGGTCTTCGAGTTCGACATCGACGGGCTGGCGTACGTCAAGGACAGTGCCGGTGAGCTGCTGCAGGGCCACGGCGCGCGCACCGGGGTGCCGGCCCGGCTGCAGCTCGAGGTGATCGACTCGGCCAAGGAGTGCCCGGGCGACTGCATCCACGTCGTGCGCGCCTCCGACGGCGTCGAGGTCGCCGGTCCGGACGCGGACTGA
- a CDS encoding ubiquitin-like protein Pup codes for MATRDTGGQSQSGKGKRDEEIEDVTTEANPEVAERHAEITEDVDDLLDEIDSVLEENAEEFVRGYVQKGGE; via the coding sequence ATGGCAACGCGAGACACCGGCGGTCAGTCGCAGTCCGGCAAGGGCAAGCGCGACGAGGAGATCGAGGACGTCACCACCGAGGCCAACCCCGAGGTTGCCGAGCGCCACGCCGAGATCACCGAGGACGTCGACGACCTGCTCGACGAGATCGACTCCGTCCTCGAGGAGAACGCCGAGGAGTTCGTCCGCGGGTACGTACAAAAAGGCGGAGAATAG
- a CDS encoding site-2 protease family protein — MVGRVLGIPVFVNASMLLLALLVTIVYGGYAQRQLGFAGVLAYAIGLGFVACLLGSVLLHELGHALTARRYGIGVRGITLELLGGYTEMDRDAPAPRVDALVSLAGPAVSLVLGAVAAAAAVVLPDRTVAGEIAFQLAASNVIVAIFNLLPGLPLDGGRALRAALWALIRDRNRATEVAAWAGRGIALATGCAVVALYRLNILTLFGLIFILLVALTLWQGAGQSIRLARITRRFPLVDLAALARPLVAVPSGTSIAEAQRRAGEAGPHPAGLAVADSSGRVVALVDGAAVAAVPAERRPWVTVDTVSRDVSRVPAMRVELTGEQVVRAVQAHPGAQYVVTSGEDVVGVLHVADLAELLEPRRAARRATAR, encoded by the coding sequence ATGGTCGGCCGGGTGCTCGGCATCCCGGTCTTCGTCAATGCCTCGATGCTGCTCCTGGCGCTGCTCGTCACCATCGTGTACGGCGGGTACGCCCAGCGCCAGCTCGGCTTCGCGGGCGTGCTCGCGTACGCGATCGGCCTGGGTTTCGTGGCCTGCCTGCTCGGTTCCGTGCTGTTGCACGAGCTCGGTCACGCCCTGACGGCCCGGCGGTACGGGATCGGCGTGCGGGGCATCACCCTGGAGCTGCTCGGCGGCTACACGGAGATGGATCGCGACGCCCCGGCGCCCCGGGTCGACGCGCTGGTGTCGCTGGCCGGGCCGGCCGTCTCCCTGGTGCTGGGCGCGGTGGCCGCCGCCGCCGCCGTGGTGCTTCCCGACCGTACCGTCGCGGGGGAGATCGCGTTCCAGCTTGCCGCGAGCAATGTCATCGTGGCGATCTTCAACCTGCTGCCCGGCCTGCCGCTCGACGGCGGCCGAGCGTTGCGGGCCGCGCTGTGGGCGCTGATCCGGGACCGGAACCGGGCGACCGAGGTGGCCGCCTGGGCCGGGCGGGGCATCGCCCTGGCCACCGGCTGCGCCGTCGTCGCGCTCTACCGGCTCAATATCCTGACCCTGTTCGGTCTGATCTTCATCCTGCTCGTCGCGCTGACGCTGTGGCAGGGCGCCGGTCAGTCGATCCGGCTCGCCCGGATCACCCGGCGGTTCCCCCTGGTCGACCTCGCCGCGCTCGCGCGCCCGCTGGTCGCCGTGCCGTCGGGAACGTCGATCGCCGAGGCGCAGCGCCGGGCCGGCGAGGCCGGGCCGCACCCCGCGGGCCTGGCGGTGGCCGACTCCAGCGGCCGGGTCGTCGCCCTGGTCGACGGCGCCGCCGTCGCTGCCGTGCCGGCCGAGCGGCGGCCGTGGGTCACCGTCGACACCGTGTCCCGGGACGTGTCGCGGGTGCCGGCGATGCGGGTGGAGCTGACCGGCGAGCAGGTGGTCCGGGCCGTGCAGGCACACCCGGGTGCGCAGTACGTGGTGACCTCAGGCGAGGATGTCGTCGGCGTGCTGCACGTCGCGGACCTGGCCGAGCTGCTGGAGCCGCGCCGCGCGGCCCGCCGTGCCACCGCCAGGTAG
- a CDS encoding ABC transporter ATP-binding protein, which yields MTATNAGLPAAARADEVWKVYGSGEAQVVALRGVSAEFAQGRFMAIMGPSGSGKSTLMHCLAGLDTVDRGTVHVGGTEISKLGDKALTRLRRDRIGFIFQQFNLLPTLSAQENIRLPLDIAGRKPDPQWWDIVIDTVGLRDRLTHRPSQLSGGQQQRVACARALVGRPDVIFADEPTGNLDSRSGAEVLSFLRASVREHHQTIVMVTHDPVAASYADRVVFLADGQIAGELTEPTADRVLDTMKRLDTHAEPVML from the coding sequence GTGACAGCGACGAATGCCGGCCTACCGGCGGCGGCTCGGGCCGACGAGGTCTGGAAGGTCTACGGTTCGGGCGAGGCGCAGGTCGTCGCGCTGCGCGGGGTGAGCGCCGAGTTCGCCCAGGGCCGGTTCATGGCCATCATGGGCCCCTCCGGCAGCGGCAAGTCGACGCTGATGCACTGCCTCGCCGGGCTGGACACGGTCGACCGCGGCACCGTCCACGTCGGCGGCACCGAGATCAGCAAGCTTGGCGACAAGGCGCTGACGCGGCTGCGGCGGGACCGGATCGGGTTCATCTTCCAGCAGTTCAACCTCCTGCCGACGCTGAGCGCGCAGGAGAACATCCGGCTGCCGCTCGACATCGCCGGGCGCAAGCCGGACCCGCAGTGGTGGGACATCGTCATCGACACGGTCGGGCTGCGGGACCGGCTGACGCATCGACCCAGCCAGCTCTCCGGCGGCCAGCAGCAGCGCGTCGCCTGCGCGCGGGCGCTGGTCGGACGCCCGGACGTCATCTTCGCGGACGAGCCGACCGGCAACCTGGACTCCCGGTCCGGGGCCGAGGTGCTGTCCTTCCTGCGGGCCAGCGTCCGCGAGCACCACCAGACGATCGTCATGGTCACCCACGACCCGGTCGCGGCGAGCTACGCCGACCGGGTCGTCTTCCTCGCCGACGGGCAGATCGCGGGCGAGCTCACCGAGCCGACCGCCGACCGGGTGCTCGACACGATGAAGCGGCTGGACACGCACGCCGAACCGGTGATGCTCTGA
- the dop gene encoding depupylase/deamidase Dop, which translates to MSVRRIMGTEVEYGISVPGQPGANPMVTSSQVVNAYGARPELNRGGRARWDYEEESPLRDARGFTYSGAAYDPAEALADEDLGLANVILTNGARLYVDHAHPEYSTPECTNPLDIVRWDKAGEQVMAEASRRAATIPGTHRIQLYKNNTDNKGASYGSHENYLMRRQTPFADIVAHLTPFFVTRQIFCGAGRVGIGQDGSGSGFQISSRADFFEVEVGLETTLKRPIINTRDEPHSDADKYRRLHVIIGDANLSEIATYLKMGTTALILNMIEEKVFTGELGVADPVSELKAVSHDPSLGHLMRLRDGRRLTALDLQWAYYERAKAFVDERYGADADEQTVDVLRRWEDVLDKLGRDPMTCSDQLDWVAKLRLLEGYRERESLAWSSPKLQLVDLQYSDVRPEKGLYHRLVARGSMKTLLDPAETARAMVEPPEDTRAYFRGQCLARYASEVVAASWDSVIFDVGRESLVRVPMMEPERGTRKHVGALFDRCDTAKDLLEVITSR; encoded by the coding sequence ATGAGCGTTCGGCGGATTATGGGCACCGAGGTGGAGTACGGCATTTCCGTGCCCGGGCAGCCCGGCGCCAACCCGATGGTCACCTCCTCCCAGGTCGTCAACGCCTACGGCGCCCGCCCCGAGCTCAATCGCGGCGGCCGCGCGCGATGGGACTACGAGGAGGAGTCGCCGCTGCGTGACGCCCGCGGGTTCACCTACTCGGGCGCGGCGTACGACCCCGCGGAAGCGCTCGCCGACGAGGATCTCGGCCTCGCCAACGTGATACTCACCAACGGCGCCCGTCTCTACGTCGACCACGCCCATCCGGAGTACAGCACCCCCGAGTGCACCAACCCGCTGGACATCGTGCGCTGGGACAAGGCCGGCGAGCAGGTCATGGCCGAGGCGTCCCGCCGCGCCGCCACGATCCCCGGCACGCACCGCATCCAGCTCTACAAGAACAACACCGACAACAAGGGTGCTTCGTACGGCTCGCACGAGAACTACCTCATGCGCCGCCAGACCCCGTTCGCCGACATCGTCGCCCACCTCACGCCGTTCTTCGTCACCCGGCAGATCTTCTGCGGCGCCGGCCGCGTCGGGATCGGTCAGGACGGCTCGGGATCGGGCTTCCAGATCTCCTCGCGCGCCGACTTCTTCGAGGTCGAGGTCGGCCTCGAGACCACCCTCAAGCGCCCGATCATCAACACCCGCGACGAACCGCACTCCGACGCCGACAAGTACCGCCGGCTGCACGTCATCATCGGTGACGCGAACCTCTCCGAGATCGCCACGTATCTGAAGATGGGTACGACCGCGCTGATCCTGAACATGATCGAGGAGAAGGTCTTCACCGGCGAACTCGGCGTGGCCGACCCGGTCTCCGAGCTCAAGGCGGTCAGCCACGACCCCTCGCTCGGGCACCTCATGCGGCTGCGCGACGGCCGCCGCCTCACCGCGCTGGACCTGCAGTGGGCGTACTACGAGCGCGCCAAGGCCTTCGTGGACGAGCGCTACGGCGCCGACGCCGACGAGCAGACCGTGGACGTGCTGCGCCGCTGGGAGGACGTGCTCGACAAGCTCGGCCGTGACCCGATGACCTGTTCCGATCAGCTCGACTGGGTCGCCAAGCTGCGGCTGCTGGAGGGCTACCGCGAGCGCGAGAGCCTGGCGTGGTCCTCGCCGAAGCTGCAACTGGTCGACCTGCAGTATTCCGACGTCCGCCCGGAGAAGGGCCTCTACCACCGGCTGGTGGCCCGGGGCTCGATGAAGACGCTCCTCGACCCCGCAGAGACCGCCCGCGCGATGGTGGAGCCGCCCGAGGACACCCGGGCGTACTTCCGCGGTCAGTGCCTGGCCCGCTACGCGTCCGAAGTGGTCGCGGCGAGCTGGGACTCGGTCATCTTCGACGTCGGCCGCGAGTCGCTGGTGCGGGTCCCGATGATGGAGCCCGAGCGCGGCACCAGGAAGCACGTGGGCGCGCTCTTCGACAGGTGCGACACGGCCAAGGACCTGCTCGAGGTGATCACCAGTCGGTGA